The window CTCGCCCTCACGGGCTGGGTGCGCAACACCTCCGATGGTAAAGTCGAACTCGTGGCCGAGGGCCCGAAAGAGGGGCTGCAGCGTCTGGCGACATGGTGCCACGTTGGTCCACGCGGTGCCCAAGTGACCGACGTCGAAGAGAAATGGCCGCCGTACACCGGCGAGTTCGACGTCTTTGGCCTACGTCACTGAGAAAGCACCAAGAATCGGAAGCCGCGTCTCACCCTTCTGGCTGATCCTGGCGACCGGGCTGTCCTACGGAACCATAGCCTGTCCTCGCTCGCGCTGCTCGACCGGGTGTCCCGGCCGTGATACGGATAGTTCATGACTGGGAAGCGCCGCGGGTCAGGTTATCTCTACATCGCGAGACGAACCCGCTAGGTACGCTGGCGCGCATCGCGAAGCCGCAGACAGCGGCACCCTTCAAGGCTGGGGACTGAAAGTGTGCTTCGGCACACCACCGCCGACCCCTACTGCCACGATACCACCGAACTGTCATGATTATTCTTCTAATGATGTTCCCCAATCGATTCCCGATCTCGGGTCGATCCGGGTGACCGCCGGTGGCAAGACCGACCGCATCACCTACACGTCCGGCGGGGCGACCATCGATGTGGGCGACAACGATTCCAACGACGAGTCGTACGACAGCTGTCTTGACTCACAATTGTTCGCGTGCCCGGCAGGGTAACAGGAGGATTCCAGATCTTCAGTGATGCCCAAGGTCTATGCCGGCTTGATACACCTCGCGTCGCGACACTCCCCGCTCGCGGGCTAGGACACGTGCGACGTCTTTCAAGCTCATGCCTTCGCCGCGCAAGCGCGCGATCGCAGTGGCCAGATCCTCAGCCGGTACCGGCGCCGCGGCGGCTTCACCGCCGGCAATCAGCAGCGTCACCTCTCCTTGCAGCGTCCGCTCCCCCAAGCGCCGGTTCAGCTGCGCCAGGAGGTCGCCTGCGGTGCCGCGTAGAATCTCCTCGAACATCTTCGTGAGTTCGCGCGCGACCACGATCTGCCGCGGGCCGAGGACGTCATGCAGATCGCGCAGACAGGCCGGCAGGCGCCGTGCCGCCTCGTACACCACTACGGTCCGGGGCTCGTGCGCCAGAGCGGTAAAGAACTTGCGGCGTGCGCTCTGGCGCGCGGGCACGAAGCCCTCGAAGGCGAAGCGGTCGGTGGGCAGCCCCGCTACGCTCAACGCCGCGGCCACTGCTGAGGCGCCGGGAACTGCTTCGATGCGCAGGCCCGCAGCAATCGCCGCCTGCACCAAGTGATACCCTGGGTCAGCGATACCCGGGGTACCGGCATCGGAAATCAAGGCGATGCTCTTGCCCCGCCTCAGTTCCTCCACCAAGCGCGGAGCCTTCTGCCGCTCGCTCCAGTCGTGATAGCTGGTGAGGGGTGTGCTGATACCATAATGCATCAGCAGCTTGCGGCTGTGACGCGTATCCTCCGCCGCAATCAGATTCACCTCTCTCAGGACCCGCAGGGCCCGCATCGTAATGTCTTCCAGATTGCCCAGCGGCGTCGCCACAACGTAGAGCGTGCCCGGAGTTAGCATGGTTTTGAATGTCGCCAGCTTCAGATTCTCAGGACCCAGAACTCAGCACCGAGGACTTCACTTACCGGCCCCAATCGCGAGCGTAGCGAAAATCCCGGTCGATGGTCCGGTTCGAGACTTTGGCGATAACGGGCAAGCGCCGCTTGAACTGCGAGTGCTGCACCATATCGCTCACCCGCCGTACGAACGATTCAGCGAAGCCCGCGGCGTACAACTCGCCCCGTGAGTAGCGTAGGTCGACCATCATGTAGAGGAGCTGGTCCACCTCGTGGTAGCCGAAACCCAACTCCGCCTCATCCGTCTGCCCAGCCCAGAGATCGGCCGACGGCTGTTTGCGGATGATGTCTTCGGGAACGCCGATCTCCTGGGCCAAGGCCCACACTTGCGTCTTGTACAAATCACCGAGCGGGTTCACGGCCGACGCCATATCACCGTACAGGGTGCCATACCCCAACAAGAGCTCGGTCTTATTACTGGTGCCGAGCACTAGTCCTTTCCAGCGCGCCGAGTGATCATACAGGATAGTCATCCGCTCGCGCGCCATCTTGTTGCCTCGCCGCAGCGCGTCAGCATCCGGGAAACGCTCGAAATAGACGTCGATTTGTGGGGTAATGTCCACCTGCAAGGATGCCATTCCGGTGCAAGCAATGACCTGGTCGGCGTGCAGCAGGCTCTCTTCACTCGACGTGCGGTACGGCATCTTGATCGCCAGGACATTGGCGGCTCCAAGCGCTTCCGCGGCCAGCATGGCGCTGACGCTGGAATCGACACCTCCGGAAAGGCCGACAACAACGCGATCAGTGCCCGCCTTCCGGACCTCGTTGCCAATGAACTTCGTCAGGATGCAGCGCAGCAGGGGCGGGTTTGTAGGAATGGCTGGGCGCACCAGCCGTGGACCCTCTGCAGCAGGCTTTTCGGAAACGGCCATCACGGTCGCTGCTCCCTAGCGCTTGCGGGCCGGGCGTGACACGCGCCGTGTCCGCAACGCTGGGCGCTCCTCGCTTGGGGCCACGGCAAGAGGTCCCGCGCTTTCGGATGATGTCACTCCCATTCGGCCGCGAATACGAGCTAGCTCGTTGATCGTGAGGTCGATGTTCTCGTCACGCAGCAGCGGAGAAATCACTCGTTGCCGCCGAGCGCTCTTGAGGTTGATCTCTCCGACGATCAGGTCCTCCTCGTAGTACCGGCCCTTGCTCAGCCGCACGCCGGTCGGGTCGATAATCTCCGAGCCACCCCAGAAACCGATGCCGTCCTCGAAGCCGACGCGGTTCGCGTACACCAGGAAAAGCGCGAACGTTTGCGCATACGTGGCGTTGATCAGCTCCCAGTAGCGGGCATTGTCGTCCTGTTCGTGCTGATCGCTGATACCGCGCAACGGACTCGCGGACGGGCAGAAGACGACTAGCGCCCCATCCAAAGCCGCAATGCAGAGCGTCGACGGATGCCACATGTCCTCGCAAATCAGCATGGCGCACCGCCCAAACCTCGAATCAAAGCTGCGGATGCGATCGCCACGCGCCAAATACCGCCCCTCGTCAAAGAGCCCGTAGGTTGGGAGGTACGCCTTGCGATGCACGTGCACGATCTTGCCGTCTTCGAAATAGACGGCGCTATTGTAAAACCGATAATCGCTCGTTTCCTCCACCAGGCCGGCGATGAGGCCACCCTTGCGGCTCAACTCGGCAAGTCGCTTCACCTCTGGGGCGTCGAGCTGCAGGGCCACCGTGGAAACCATGTCTTTCAGAAAGTATCCGGTGAGCGAAAGTTCGGGAAAGACGACCAGATCAGCGCCGAGGCCCCGTGCCGCCTTCGCACGCTCTTCGTACAGGACGAGATTCGCCTCGAGGTCACCCAAGCGTGGATTGATCTGCGCCACCGCAACGGTGAATTGGGTCGTGGCCATTACCGCGAGTATTCATAACCCCGGGGGCAAAGACAAGGCAGCCAGCATGCAGGGAGGTTGCCTACGGACGCTTTGAGCGCGCTGTCGATCTGCCCGAGGGCGTGGACACGGACACCATCAAGGCCACCTACCATGATGGCGCCTTGGAGGTTACGATGAAGGCGCCGAAGGAAATGGTGGCCAAGAAGGTGCCCATCACGGTGCACTGAGCTCCAGCGCCATTCGACTGTCGCCCGGGGTCCCCCCTGGCGACGGTCGTTAGCGATGCTTGGTTTGATCGCTTCATTGTGCTTTCATAATAAGCAAATGGCACATATCACTTCTAACTTCTTTGGGTGCGGGGTGGTCGGGCGGTGGCAGCTGTCGATCTCTTGGCGCACTCCTTCCTAAGACCCTGATGAGTTCGAGAGCGCGCTGGCTCGGGCTGGCCGCGTTGCTAACTGCGCTGACAGGTAGCGCGTGGGCGCGCGAGTGGACCGAGGAACTGTTTAACGAAAAGGTCAGCCTCGCGCGTCCGTTTGTGGCGGTCGCAAGCCGGGATCCCGACCGCGCGCACACCATTATCGGCTCAACCCGGTTCTACCAGGTCCAGGAGAACGATACGTTCCTGGACGTGGCTCGCTACTACGACCTCGGATACAACGAGATCAGCGAGGCCAACCCCGGCGTCGACCCGTGGATCCCCAAGCCTGGGCAAATCATCCAATTGCCCACCGCGTGGATTCTCCCCGACGTGGAATACAAGGGTCTTGCCGTCAACATCCCTGAAATGCGCCTTTACCACTTCCGACCCGGGGCGGAAGGCACCGTCATCGTCACGACTTTTCCGGTCGGTCTCGGGCGTGATGACTGGCGCACGCCGCAGGGCACGTTCCACATTCGCGGCAAAACTGTCAATCCAACTTGGGTCCTGCCCGAATCCATAAAAGCTGAACACCGACGAGACGGGAAGCCTGCCCCAGACTTCATTGCCGGCGGTGCGTCCGATAATCCTCTCGGCAAGTACCGACTTGAACTGACCCTGCCGCTGTACGGCATCCACGGAACCGATATCCCGTGGGGCGTCGGCATGCAGGTGAGTCATGGATGTATTCGACTGTACCCCGAGGACATCGAGCGGCTGTTTCCGGTGGTGCCGGTCGGCACGCCTGGCGAATTCGTCTACCAGCCGGTGAAGGTGGGCACCCGCGACGGGCATGTCTACGTCGAAGTGCACCGGGACATCTACGAGCTGACCCCTGGACCATACCGGGAGGCGGCACGCTTGATCGACAAGTTTGGTCTGCGTCCCCGTGTCGACTTCGAGCGCGTGAAGCGCGCCGTCCTTGAGCAGTCCGGCGTCCCCATCGACGTCACCCTGGAAGCCGGGGCTGACAACCTCCAGGACGAGATCCTGACCTCTCCGGGCCAGCGCCGGCCAACCGGTACCCAATCGGCGGAGCCCGCCGACGCATGGCGCCACGAAGAGCCTTCCACGCGAGCACCTGAATTCAGGCGCTGACCACTGCCTAACGGTTCGGCTTACCCTCCCCAGGAGTTGCCCACACAGAAGCAGATGGAGGCCGCGGTGGGATCGCCGCGGCGCATGATCTCGCAATCGGCCTGGCCGCGAAACACCTGCCCGCGCGCATCGCTCACCATGAGAATGCGGCGGCTGACCGGGATCATCTGCGGAGGCGGATAGTTGAAGTATCCCCACACAGTGCACGGGATGACGCTGCTGAGGCGTTGCCGAACGGCCGCGTTCTCCTCGGCCAAGGCTTGGTTGTCATCGCTCAGCTGGCCGAGACGTTTCTCCAACTCGGCGCCGCGCTCCATCTCTTCTTCCTGCGTTTTGTACAGCGCCTCCAATTGCTTGGCCAAGCGGTCGCTTTCATCCCGCAGAGCGGCGTTCTCTTCCCTCAGAAATTTCGTTCGTTCCTGCGCTTTGTCACGGGCGGTACGCGCCGCCTCCAAGGCACGGAGCAGGTCCTTGGCCTCCCAGCCCCGCTCTTTGTGGTCCGGGCCCGGACGGCGGTCTTGCACCACATGGATCTGAAACCGCCGCGTTGCCCGGATCCAGTTACCGTACCGGAGCGACCGCAATTCCAGGCCGTAGCCGCCCTCCCGGGGGAACTGATCGGCGGGAATCTCGAACGGCGACTCGTGAACGCCGAGATCGCGTTGCGCCTCGCCTGCGATTGAGAGCAGCACCCGCATCTGGGCGGGACCGTCCCAAGTCACTCGCACAGGCGGATCGACGACCGCCTGATCCGACGGTGACAGGATGACCGGCCGCACTTGATGCAGCAGGCTGGTGCGAAAGACGACGTCGCCGATGATGACGGCTGCAGCGCACAGCAAGACGGAGGCAAGGATTCGAATCATAATCACGCGTCGTGCCGGCGGCTCACTTTCGCGTTCGCCACTCGGCTGTCCAGCCAGGACACCGGGTGCAATTATAAGCAAAAAACCGCTGGAATTGATATCTGGCCTTGTGGGCAGCCCTTGCCGTGACCGTCACGCGCGCCGTCGGTGGGGAAGAATCCCGCTCTCTAGGAAGGAATCCCGATCCTTACCTTGCCCTGCTGCGCAAATTCTTGTACACGGTTTCATAACGTGGACACGAAATATAGATGATACTCGATTTCCTCCTCGGCATGTTCTCCAACGATCTCGCGATCGATTTGGGGACCGCAAATACGCTCATCTACGTCAAAGGCCAGGGCATCGTCTGTAATGAGCCCTCGGTCGTGGCGGTACAGAAAGATGCGCGTGGCGGGCGCCGCGTACTCGCCGTCGGGGCCGAGGCCAAGAAGATGCTCGGCCGGACGCCGGGGTCCATCGTCGCCATTCGGCCGCTCAAAGATGGCGTCATCGCGGATTTCGAGATCACCGAAGCCATGCTCCGCTACTTCATTCAGAAGATCCACAATCGCAAAGCCTTGGTCCGTCCACGCATCATCATCGGCGTGCCGTTCGGGATCACCGAAGTAGAGAAGCGGGCGGTGACCGAGTCGGCGCATTCGGCCGGCGCCCGGGAGGTGTACCTGGTGGAGGAGCCCATGGCCGCCGCCATCGGCGCCGGAATGCCGATCACGGAACCCACCGGCAACATGATCGTCGATATCGGCGGTGGCACCACCGAGGTTGCGGTCATTTCCCTCAAAGGCGTGGTATTTTCCAAGTCGGTACGGGTCGGCGGCGACAAGATGGACGAAGCCATCGTCCAGTACATCAAACGCAAGTACAACCTGCTGGTCGGCGAACGCACCGCCGAGCTGATCAAGATCACCATCGGGTCGGCCTATCCGGGCAACGAGATTCAGACCATGGAGATCAAGGGTCGTGATCTGGTGGCGGGCGTGCCCAAGACGGTCGAGGTCTCGGACGAGGAGATCCGCGATTCCCTGCTCGAGCCCATCAATCAGATTGTGGATGCCGTACGCATCGCGCTGGAGCGCACGCCGCCTGAGCTCGCCTCGGACATCGTCGACAAGGGGATCGTGCTGGCCGGGGGCGGCGCCTTGCTGCGCAATCTCGACGTGCTCCTGCGGGAAGAGACCGGCCTGCCGGTCGTACTCGCCGACGACCCGCTCACGGCCGTGGTCATGGGTGCGGGAAAGATCCTGGATGAGCTGGCGTTGCTGAAGGATGTCACCCTGTAGAGGCTTCTGGTTGAAGCGTTCAAGGAGCGTTGCAACCGTTTCACCGCCCCGAATCCAGAGGCCCTTTAACCCGTAAGCCGTCGCTGTTCATGCTGGAGTTCGTCCGGAGAAATCGCGTTATCCTCAGCTCCGGATCGCTATTGCTGATCTCGGTGCTCCTGTTGTCCGTTGGTGCTCGTACGCGCCGGCGCATGGATCCTGTTGCCGGCGTGGTGCTCGACGGGATGTGGCCACTGCAAAGAGCCACCACCAGCGCGATTGAGGTGGTCGTGGGAACATGGCGCACGTACTTCGATCTGGTTGGCGTCAAGCAGGAAAACGAACGCTTGCGCCGCCGCATTCTTGAGCTCGAGCAAGAGGCTGTCCGAGTCGCGGAGGTCGAACAGACCGACAAGCGGCTCCAGGAACTGCTCAGTTTGCGCTCGGCGCTCGAGGGCGACATACTGGTGGCCACCATCATCGGCCGCGACCCGTTGCCATGGTTCAGTACTTTGACGATCGATAAAGGGGAAGCCGACGGCGTGCACAAGAGCGCAGCGGTACTCTCGCCGTTCGGAGTGGTCGGGCAAACGATGGCGACCGGGGCCCATTCCGCACGCGTCTTGCTGCTCACCGACCACAACAGCGGCATCGATGCTGTCGTGCAGCGTAGTCGGGCACGCGGTATTGTCGAAGGTGCCCTGGATGGCGGCTGCGTCATGAAGTACCTTAAACGCGACGAGGACGTGGAAGTTGGGGATCGCATCGTCACATCAGGACTGGATGGCCTCTTCCCAAAAGGCATCATGATCGGCGAGGTCACCCGGGTCACGCGTGGAAATCGGGGTTTGCTGCAAGTGGCCGACATCAGGCCGAGCGTGCCGTTGGACCGCATCGAGGAGGTGCTGGTCACGCACGGCAGCGTCCAGTTGAAGGAAGCGGCTCCGTGATCTCAGTAACGCAGATTTCATCTCTTTCTCTCAACGTGTCCGTGCGGATACTGAAATGAGGGCTTAGTCCGTGCGGGCGGCTGTTCTGTTGACGACCATTGCGGTAGCGGCGCTCTTGCTGCAGACGACCCTCCTTCCGCTCCTCGCCGTCGGTCGGGCCACTCCGGACCTGCTGCTGATCATCTGCGTCTACCTGGGTCTGCACCAGCACTCCGTCGCCGGGGCCGTCGGCGCCTTTCTCCTTGGCTACTTACAGGACACGTTCTCGGGGAGTGTGGTCGGACTGAATGCCTTTGGGATGTGCTTGGTATTCACCTTGGTGTACCTCACGTCGCGGCGTTTGTGGGTCGACAACGCCATTTCGAAGATTGTTTTGGTATTTCTCGCTTCCGTGTTGAAAACCACGGCGGTGTTCGCGCTCATCGCGTTCTTCATGTCGGCCGGAAACTTGTGGCAGAGTGTCATCCAGTACCTGTTTCTTGAAGCGGCCCTTGCCGCCGTTTTCAGTCCTGCCGTGTTCGCCCTGCTGGCTCACAGCCAGCGGTTGGCTGTCGCCGAGGAAGAATAGGTGGTCCCGCTCAGCCAACGCGAGGTCCCCGCAGTCCTGCGCCAGCGCGTCATGATCGCGCTCGGAGTCGGACTCCTGTGCTTCTTGTTGCTCCTGGTCCGGCTGTGGGATCTGCAGATTCTCCATGGGGAGGAGATGCGGACGCTCTCGGAAAACAACCGCATCCGGCTACACCGCGTCCAAGCAACGCGCGGCACGGTGCTCGATCGTTTCGGCCGGGTCCTGATCGACAGCCGGCCCTCCTTTGATGCGGTCCTGGTACCGGAAGATGCCCACAACATGGGTTTGACGGTCGAGAACCTGGCTCAGTTCTTCCGCCAGAGCGCCGCCGAGGTGCACGCCCTGCTCGCCCCGACGACCGCCCGGCCGGCGTTCGAGGGCATCACGGTCAAGCGCGACTTGGACTGGGAAGATATGGTTGCGCTCGAGACCCACCAGCTCGACCTTCCCGGCGTCAGCCTTCAGATTACCTCGCGTCGCAGCTATCCCCTCAATGGAGAACTGGCACACTTGCTCGGGTACGTAGGCGAGGCCAGTCAGCAAGATATGGTGGTCGATCCGCGCAATCGCATGGGCGATCTCATCGGCAAGGTCGGGTTGGAGAAGCACCTGGAAAACTACCTGCGCGGCGTCGATGGTGGCCAGCAAGTGGAGGTGGACGCCGTCGGCCGCAAGCTGCGTGTGCTGCGGGAAGTCGAAGAGGTCCCGGGAAGTACGGTGAAGCTGACGATCGACCGCGATCTGCAGGACGCCGCCTGGCAAGCCATCGGCGATCATGATGGCAGCGTGGTCGCCTTGGACCCGAACACCGGGGAGATCTTGGCCCTCGTCAGCCGGCCCTCGTTCGATCCCAACGTCTTCGCGCGTGGCATACATCGCGGAGAATGGCGGGCGCTGCTCACCGACAAGCACCGCCCGCTCAACGACCGTGCCATCCAGGGGCAGTACCCTCCCGGTTCGACCTTCAAGATCATCGTGGCAACAGCCGCGCTCGAGGAAGGTGTCATCAACCCGTTCACCCGCATCCACTGCCCCGGTGGCCTGCAGTTCGGCAACCACTACTTCCGCTGTTGGAAAAAGGGGGGGCACGGCTCGATGAACGTGCACGACGCCCTCGTGCAATCTTGTGACGTGTTCTTCTACCAGGTGGCGCAGCGGCTCGGTATCGACACGATTGCTCGCTATGCTCGCGCCTATGGGCTGGGATTGCCAACGGGGATCGCATTGGAGCACGAAAAGGCGGGTACGATTCCCGACACCGCCTGGAAGCGGCGGCGCTTCGATCAACCCTGGTATGCCGGCGAGACATTGTCGGTAGCCATCGGGCAGGGATACGTCACCGCCACGCCATTGCAAATGGCCAACATGATCAGCATGGTTGCCGTCGGCAAACGCTTCCGCCCCAAGTACGTAAAGCAGATCGACACGCCGGACGGCGGTGTCGTCCAAACGGAAACACCTGAAACCATCGGCACCCTGAAGGTGCGTGCAACGACGCTCATGCAGGTGCGCGAGGGCCTGCGCGACGTCGTCAACGCACCGAATGGCACGGGCAAACTCGGACGCCTGAACGGCATCGTCGCCGCGGGCAAGACCGGAACGTCACAGGTAGTGAAGATGGGCAAGGAGCGGGTCAAGTCGGCACAGCTCCCCTGGCAAGAGCGCGACCACGCGTGGTTCGTCACCTACGCGCCGGTGGACACGCCGGAGATCGCGGTAGCCGTAGTGCTGGAACACGCCGAAGGTGGCGGCGGAGCCGTCGCCGCACCGATCGCCCGCCAGGTCATGCAAACCTACTTCGACCTGAAGAAGGGCCGTGAAGAGGCCAAGTATGCTCAAAATTGATCGCCGGCTGATCCTGCACTTCGACTGGCCTTTGCTGGCCTGCGCGCTCCTGGTGATTGGCTGCGGCCTGTTGACGGTGCTCAGTGCCACCCACATGCCCGGCCGCTTGATGAGCGGGCTCTTTACACGCCAGGTCATCTGGGCCGCCCTCGGCCTCATCGGTTTGCTCCTGGCCGTCAGCTTCGATTATCACTGGCTCGAACGCTACGCCTATTTCCTGTACGCGGTCGCCATGCTCCTTTTGCTCGCCACCGCACTCCTCGGGGCGTCGGGCGGTGGCGCACGCCGTTGGATCAATCTCGGACCGGCATCGCTGCAG is drawn from Candidatus Binatia bacterium and contains these coding sequences:
- a CDS encoding acylphosphatase, which produces LALTGWVRNTSDGKVELVAEGPKEGLQRLATWCHVGPRGAQVTDVEEKWPPYTGEFDVFGLRH
- the rsmI gene encoding 16S rRNA (cytidine(1402)-2'-O)-methyltransferase, with translation MLTPGTLYVVATPLGNLEDITMRALRVLREVNLIAAEDTRHSRKLLMHYGISTPLTSYHDWSERQKAPRLVEELRRGKSIALISDAGTPGIADPGYHLVQAAIAAGLRIEAVPGASAVAAALSVAGLPTDRFAFEGFVPARQSARRKFFTALAHEPRTVVVYEAARRLPACLRDLHDVLGPRQIVVARELTKMFEEILRGTAGDLLAQLNRRLGERTLQGEVTLLIAGGEAAAAPVPAEDLATAIARLRGEGMSLKDVARVLARERGVSRREVYQAGIDLGHH
- a CDS encoding NAD+ synthase, producing MAVSEKPAAEGPRLVRPAIPTNPPLLRCILTKFIGNEVRKAGTDRVVVGLSGGVDSSVSAMLAAEALGAANVLAIKMPYRTSSEESLLHADQVIACTGMASLQVDITPQIDVYFERFPDADALRRGNKMARERMTILYDHSARWKGLVLGTSNKTELLLGYGTLYGDMASAVNPLGDLYKTQVWALAQEIGVPEDIIRKQPSADLWAGQTDEAELGFGYHEVDQLLYMMVDLRYSRGELYAAGFAESFVRRVSDMVQHSQFKRRLPVIAKVSNRTIDRDFRYARDWGR
- a CDS encoding nitrilase-related carbon-nitrogen hydrolase gives rise to the protein MATTQFTVAVAQINPRLGDLEANLVLYEERAKAARGLGADLVVFPELSLTGYFLKDMVSTVALQLDAPEVKRLAELSRKGGLIAGLVEETSDYRFYNSAVYFEDGKIVHVHRKAYLPTYGLFDEGRYLARGDRIRSFDSRFGRCAMLICEDMWHPSTLCIAALDGALVVFCPSASPLRGISDQHEQDDNARYWELINATYAQTFALFLVYANRVGFEDGIGFWGGSEIIDPTGVRLSKGRYYEEDLIVGEINLKSARRQRVISPLLRDENIDLTINELARIRGRMGVTSSESAGPLAVAPSEERPALRTRRVSRPARKR
- a CDS encoding Hsp20/alpha crystallin family protein — translated: MTPGAKTRQPACREVAYGRFERAVDLPEGVDTDTIKATYHDGALEVTMKAPKEMVAKKVPITVH
- a CDS encoding L,D-transpeptidase family protein; this translates as MSSRARWLGLAALLTALTGSAWAREWTEELFNEKVSLARPFVAVASRDPDRAHTIIGSTRFYQVQENDTFLDVARYYDLGYNEISEANPGVDPWIPKPGQIIQLPTAWILPDVEYKGLAVNIPEMRLYHFRPGAEGTVIVTTFPVGLGRDDWRTPQGTFHIRGKTVNPTWVLPESIKAEHRRDGKPAPDFIAGGASDNPLGKYRLELTLPLYGIHGTDIPWGVGMQVSHGCIRLYPEDIERLFPVVPVGTPGEFVYQPVKVGTRDGHVYVEVHRDIYELTPGPYREAARLIDKFGLRPRVDFERVKRAVLEQSGVPIDVTLEAGADNLQDEILTSPGQRRPTGTQSAEPADAWRHEEPSTRAPEFRR
- a CDS encoding rod shape-determining protein, giving the protein MLDFLLGMFSNDLAIDLGTANTLIYVKGQGIVCNEPSVVAVQKDARGGRRVLAVGAEAKKMLGRTPGSIVAIRPLKDGVIADFEITEAMLRYFIQKIHNRKALVRPRIIIGVPFGITEVEKRAVTESAHSAGAREVYLVEEPMAAAIGAGMPITEPTGNMIVDIGGGTTEVAVISLKGVVFSKSVRVGGDKMDEAIVQYIKRKYNLLVGERTAELIKITIGSAYPGNEIQTMEIKGRDLVAGVPKTVEVSDEEIRDSLLEPINQIVDAVRIALERTPPELASDIVDKGIVLAGGGALLRNLDVLLREETGLPVVLADDPLTAVVMGAGKILDELALLKDVTL
- the mreC gene encoding rod shape-determining protein MreC; amino-acid sequence: MLEFVRRNRVILSSGSLLLISVLLLSVGARTRRRMDPVAGVVLDGMWPLQRATTSAIEVVVGTWRTYFDLVGVKQENERLRRRILELEQEAVRVAEVEQTDKRLQELLSLRSALEGDILVATIIGRDPLPWFSTLTIDKGEADGVHKSAAVLSPFGVVGQTMATGAHSARVLLLTDHNSGIDAVVQRSRARGIVEGALDGGCVMKYLKRDEDVEVGDRIVTSGLDGLFPKGIMIGEVTRVTRGNRGLLQVADIRPSVPLDRIEEVLVTHGSVQLKEAAP
- the mreD gene encoding rod shape-determining protein MreD, giving the protein MRAAVLLTTIAVAALLLQTTLLPLLAVGRATPDLLLIICVYLGLHQHSVAGAVGAFLLGYLQDTFSGSVVGLNAFGMCLVFTLVYLTSRRLWVDNAISKIVLVFLASVLKTTAVFALIAFFMSAGNLWQSVIQYLFLEAALAAVFSPAVFALLAHSQRLAVAEEE
- the mrdA gene encoding penicillin-binding protein 2, with amino-acid sequence MVPLSQREVPAVLRQRVMIALGVGLLCFLLLLVRLWDLQILHGEEMRTLSENNRIRLHRVQATRGTVLDRFGRVLIDSRPSFDAVLVPEDAHNMGLTVENLAQFFRQSAAEVHALLAPTTARPAFEGITVKRDLDWEDMVALETHQLDLPGVSLQITSRRSYPLNGELAHLLGYVGEASQQDMVVDPRNRMGDLIGKVGLEKHLENYLRGVDGGQQVEVDAVGRKLRVLREVEEVPGSTVKLTIDRDLQDAAWQAIGDHDGSVVALDPNTGEILALVSRPSFDPNVFARGIHRGEWRALLTDKHRPLNDRAIQGQYPPGSTFKIIVATAALEEGVINPFTRIHCPGGLQFGNHYFRCWKKGGHGSMNVHDALVQSCDVFFYQVAQRLGIDTIARYARAYGLGLPTGIALEHEKAGTIPDTAWKRRRFDQPWYAGETLSVAIGQGYVTATPLQMANMISMVAVGKRFRPKYVKQIDTPDGGVVQTETPETIGTLKVRATTLMQVREGLRDVVNAPNGTGKLGRLNGIVAAGKTGTSQVVKMGKERVKSAQLPWQERDHAWFVTYAPVDTPEIAVAVVLEHAEGGGGAVAAPIARQVMQTYFDLKKGREEAKYAQN